One stretch of Caldinitratiruptor microaerophilus DNA includes these proteins:
- a CDS encoding methionine gamma-lyase family protein, whose amino-acid sequence MPGPVLAAARAALAEAEPWWRRVASVVLQNQARVLAAFQAAGVAEHHLAPSTGYGIGDPGRAKVEEVFARVFGAEAALVRPQIVSGTHAITLGLFAVLRPGDEMIAAAGTPYDTLLPVLRGAPGSLAEWGVSYREVPLAPDGRPDLEALRRAIGPRTRAVFIQRSRGYALRPSLTVAEIGRIVETVRGVREDIVCVVDNCYGEFCETAEPTAAGADLVCGSLIKNPGGGLAPTGGYVVGRAELVEAAAARLTAPGIGAEVGASLGTTRLILQGLFLAPHVVGEALAGAHFAAAFFARLGLNVRPRVDEPRTDLIQAVELGSAEALVAFCEAVQAASPVDSGARPRPEAMPGYDDPVVMAAGTFVQGASIELSADGPLRPPYAAYFQGGLTREHVVVAALQAAAALWRRGLIPAAGGHAGGGPGARL is encoded by the coding sequence CTGCCCGGACCCGTCCTCGCCGCCGCCCGGGCCGCCCTGGCCGAAGCGGAACCCTGGTGGCGGCGGGTCGCGTCCGTCGTCCTGCAGAACCAGGCCCGCGTCCTGGCAGCCTTCCAGGCGGCCGGCGTGGCCGAGCACCACCTCGCGCCCAGCACCGGCTACGGGATCGGGGACCCCGGCAGGGCGAAGGTGGAGGAGGTCTTCGCCCGGGTCTTCGGCGCCGAAGCGGCCCTGGTGCGCCCGCAGATCGTCTCGGGCACCCATGCCATCACGCTGGGGCTGTTCGCGGTCCTCCGGCCGGGAGACGAGATGATCGCCGCTGCCGGCACTCCGTACGACACGCTGCTCCCCGTTCTGCGCGGCGCGCCGGGCTCCCTCGCCGAGTGGGGCGTCTCCTACCGCGAGGTGCCGCTTGCCCCGGACGGCCGGCCGGACCTGGAGGCGCTGCGGCGGGCGATCGGGCCCCGGACCCGGGCCGTCTTCATCCAGCGCTCCCGCGGCTATGCCCTGCGGCCGTCGCTCACGGTGGCCGAGATCGGCCGGATCGTGGAGACCGTGCGCGGGGTCCGCGAAGACATCGTCTGCGTGGTCGACAACTGCTACGGCGAGTTCTGCGAGACGGCCGAGCCCACCGCCGCCGGCGCCGACCTCGTCTGCGGCAGCCTCATCAAGAACCCGGGCGGCGGGCTGGCGCCGACCGGCGGGTACGTGGTCGGGCGCGCGGAGCTCGTGGAGGCGGCCGCGGCCCGGCTCACCGCGCCGGGCATCGGCGCGGAGGTGGGGGCGAGCCTCGGCACCACCCGGCTGATCCTGCAGGGGCTCTTCCTCGCCCCGCACGTGGTGGGCGAAGCCCTCGCGGGCGCACACTTCGCGGCGGCCTTCTTCGCGCGCCTGGGGCTGAACGTGCGGCCCCGGGTTGACGAGCCCCGGACGGACCTCATCCAGGCTGTCGAACTCGGCTCCGCCGAGGCCCTCGTGGCCTTCTGCGAGGCCGTGCAGGCGGCCTCTCCGGTCGACTCGGGCGCCCGTCCCCGGCCCGAGGCCATGCCCGGATACGACGACCCCGTGGTGATGGCCGCCGGCACCTTCGTCCAGGGGGCGTCCATCGAGCTCAGCGCCGACGGCCCGCTCCGGCCGCCGTACGCCGCGTACTTCCAGGGCGGGCTCACGCGGGAGCACGTCGTCGTGGCGGCCCTGCAGGCGGCGGCGGCGCTCTGGCGGCGCGGGCTGATCCCGGCCGCCGGGGGGCATGCCGGAGGCGGGCCGGGAGCCAGGCTGTAA
- the resB gene encoding cytochrome c biogenesis protein ResB: MSTPGGAGTRSAWTEFLDAAWDFFASTRVATVIIFLIAVASIAGSLIEQEGLYNDWRPPELYYPARYGPFWGNLFMQLGLTHAYKSFWFVSLVYLGVISLIVCSLQRLVPLHRALQRPQAAKPESFVRRLPVVAELPSGGGRLEALEKLLRRRGFRVWTGKGSLHADRGRLSRYGPYVIHIGLIIAAFAATSKVLPGWDVTQDLWVADGQTVAIPGTRLAIRNEKFTLETYPSGMPKEYRTDAVLIDSGQEVKRAAIEVNHPLRYQGWEIYQASWREEPGVALFRLVDRNTGRVLDDLEIDLKDPAPEYATRSPYRVVVREYYPDFTIDPQTKQPTNKSRDILNPVFLLSFTDERGAEVGRQAVAVLIAPGQEVPLFASGPVYLEQTGLRTRWYTGLKAHRDRSVPFMFAALTVVMIGMGMTFFLFHRQLWAVDTGARIVLGGWTYKNRLGLQREVERIAGDMGGTVIKGYRGLASPAAAPVSLPASAAPARAAEGPGGEDLRVRGGQSHAVHLD; encoded by the coding sequence GTGAGCACACCCGGGGGTGCCGGTACCCGGTCGGCGTGGACGGAGTTCCTCGACGCAGCCTGGGACTTCTTCGCCTCGACCCGCGTGGCGACCGTGATCATCTTCCTGATCGCGGTCGCGTCGATCGCCGGCAGCCTGATCGAGCAGGAGGGGCTGTACAACGACTGGCGCCCCCCCGAGCTCTACTACCCGGCGCGCTATGGCCCCTTCTGGGGCAACCTGTTCATGCAGCTCGGGCTGACCCACGCTTACAAGTCCTTCTGGTTCGTGTCGCTCGTCTACCTGGGCGTGATCAGCCTGATCGTCTGCAGCCTGCAGCGGCTCGTGCCGCTGCACCGGGCGCTGCAGCGGCCGCAGGCGGCCAAGCCGGAGTCGTTCGTGCGCCGCCTGCCGGTGGTTGCCGAGCTGCCCTCCGGCGGTGGGCGCCTCGAGGCTCTCGAGAAGCTGCTCCGCCGGCGTGGGTTCCGCGTCTGGACGGGGAAAGGAAGCCTGCACGCGGACCGGGGGCGCCTGTCGCGCTACGGGCCGTACGTGATCCACATCGGCCTCATCATCGCGGCGTTCGCGGCGACGTCGAAGGTCCTGCCGGGATGGGACGTGACTCAGGACCTGTGGGTTGCCGACGGCCAGACCGTGGCCATCCCGGGGACTCGCCTGGCCATCCGCAACGAGAAGTTCACCCTGGAGACGTACCCGTCCGGCATGCCGAAGGAGTACCGGACGGACGCGGTGCTGATCGACTCGGGACAGGAGGTCAAGCGGGCGGCCATCGAGGTGAACCACCCGCTGCGCTACCAGGGGTGGGAGATCTACCAGGCCTCGTGGCGGGAGGAGCCCGGCGTGGCGCTGTTCCGGCTGGTGGACAGGAATACCGGCCGGGTCCTCGATGACCTCGAGATCGACCTGAAGGATCCCGCGCCCGAGTACGCCACCCGCAGCCCCTACCGGGTGGTGGTGCGCGAGTACTACCCGGACTTCACCATCGACCCCCAGACCAAGCAGCCGACGAACAAGAGCCGGGACATCCTCAACCCGGTGTTCCTGCTGAGCTTCACGGACGAACGCGGCGCCGAGGTCGGCCGGCAGGCCGTCGCCGTGCTGATCGCGCCCGGGCAGGAGGTGCCGCTCTTCGCCTCGGGGCCCGTCTACCTCGAGCAGACGGGGCTCCGGACCCGCTGGTACACGGGGCTGAAGGCCCACCGCGACCGGAGTGTGCCGTTCATGTTCGCTGCACTCACGGTCGTGATGATCGGGATGGGGATGACCTTCTTCCTCTTCCACCGCCAGCTCTGGGCGGTGGACACCGGGGCGCGGATCGTCCTCGGCGGGTGGACCTACAAGAACCGGCTGGGGCTTCAGCGCGAGGTCGAGCGGATCGCCGGGGACATGGGCGGAACGGTGATCAAGGGCTACCGGGGACTCGCCAGTCCTGCGGCCGCGCCTGTCTCCCTGCCGGCGTCTGCCGCCCCCGCCCGGGCAGCGGAGGGTCCTGGCGGCGAGGATCTCCGGGTGCGAGGAGGCCAAAGTCATGCAGTCCACCTGGATTAG
- the hflX gene encoding GTPase HflX, producing MADTSPQRALLVAVEAGGAPRRARPEADEPSPEESLAELRLLAETAGAQVVGTVIQSRREWSPATLIGEGKAREIERLRQEQGFDLVIFDEELSPSQQRNLEAIINCGILDRTALILDIFARRARTREARVQVELAQLQYRLPRLTGRGVDLSRLGGGIGTRGPGETRLEIDRRRIRERIAHLRRELQEVAAHRERQRAGREENRVPLVTLAGYTNAGKSTLHRRLAGSDAYVEDRLFATLDTMVRRVEPPDGEPLLLADTVGFIRKLPHTLVAAFRSTLEEVVRADLILHVVDVSHPARDRQMDAVQAVLDEIGAGDRPRLVVLNKLDRLRDMLGEDGARAEVERLRHRFPGAVAVSAVTGEGFPELSRAIQDALGRRRAVVEALVPYPMAHLAAFIHQRGRVLAEEYRAGGVFIRAEMETSLADRVRAALGPPGTARNGQGAPAERSGR from the coding sequence GTGGCCGACACATCCCCTCAGCGCGCCCTTCTCGTGGCCGTGGAAGCCGGCGGCGCGCCCCGTCGCGCCCGGCCGGAGGCGGACGAGCCGTCCCCGGAGGAGTCCCTGGCGGAGCTCCGGCTCCTGGCCGAGACCGCCGGGGCGCAGGTCGTGGGGACCGTGATCCAGAGCCGGCGCGAGTGGAGCCCCGCCACCCTGATCGGCGAGGGCAAGGCCCGGGAGATCGAGCGGCTGCGCCAGGAGCAGGGCTTCGACCTCGTCATCTTCGACGAGGAGCTGAGCCCGTCCCAGCAGCGGAACCTGGAGGCCATCATCAATTGCGGGATCCTGGACCGCACCGCCCTCATCCTGGACATCTTCGCCCGCCGGGCCCGGACCCGCGAGGCCCGGGTGCAGGTGGAGCTGGCGCAGCTGCAGTACCGCCTGCCGCGCCTGACCGGACGGGGCGTGGACCTGAGCCGCCTGGGGGGCGGCATCGGGACCCGGGGCCCGGGCGAGACGCGCCTGGAGATCGACCGCCGGCGCATCCGGGAGCGGATCGCCCACCTCCGCCGGGAACTGCAGGAGGTCGCGGCCCACCGGGAGCGCCAGCGCGCCGGCCGGGAAGAGAACCGCGTCCCGCTCGTCACGCTGGCCGGGTACACGAACGCGGGCAAGTCCACCCTGCACCGGCGGCTGGCGGGCAGCGACGCCTACGTGGAGGACCGCCTGTTCGCCACACTGGACACCATGGTGCGCCGCGTCGAGCCGCCCGACGGCGAGCCGCTGCTCCTGGCGGACACGGTGGGCTTCATCCGCAAGCTGCCGCACACCCTGGTGGCAGCCTTCCGGTCCACGCTGGAGGAGGTGGTCCGGGCCGACCTCATCCTCCACGTGGTCGACGTGAGCCACCCGGCCCGGGACCGGCAGATGGACGCGGTCCAGGCAGTGCTCGACGAGATCGGCGCGGGCGACCGGCCCCGGCTGGTGGTGCTGAACAAGCTCGACCGGCTCCGGGACATGCTGGGAGAGGACGGCGCGCGGGCCGAGGTGGAGCGGCTGCGGCACCGCTTCCCCGGGGCAGTGGCCGTGTCGGCCGTCACGGGCGAGGGGTTCCCGGAGCTGTCCCGGGCGATCCAGGACGCGCTCGGGCGCCGGCGCGCGGTGGTCGAGGCGCTGGTCCCGTATCCGATGGCCCACCTGGCCGCCTTCATCCACCAGCGGGGCCGGGTGCTGGCCGAGGAGTACCGGGCAGGCGGGGTCTTCATCCGGGCGGAGATGGAAACGTCGCTGGCGGACCGGGTGCGCGCCGCCCTGGGCCCCCCTGGGACGGCGCGGAACGGCCAGGGGGCGCCCGCCGAGCGGTCCGGGAGGTGA
- a CDS encoding cytochrome c biogenesis protein CcdA: METAAPSILFAFGAGVLSFLSPCVVPVYPSYISYLTGMSLGEIEAGGSKARAQVMQHAIFFMLGFSVIWVALGLVTSALSSLFYSGRGVLRLVGGVIMVAMGLALLGVLRIPLLQREARLQLARKPAGYMGSFVVGLAFAAGWTPCIGPILTAVLALAASQPGTGVPLLLAYSVGFALPFLLLAYGLGSARWLARYSGMVERVGGGLMILTGVLLATGRLERILAWLIAVTGFSGF, encoded by the coding sequence TTGGAGACCGCGGCGCCAAGCATACTCTTCGCCTTCGGAGCCGGTGTGCTGTCTTTCCTCTCGCCCTGTGTGGTCCCGGTCTACCCTTCCTACATCTCGTACCTCACCGGGATGTCCCTCGGCGAGATCGAGGCGGGGGGGTCCAAGGCCCGAGCCCAGGTGATGCAGCACGCCATTTTCTTCATGCTCGGCTTCTCCGTGATCTGGGTCGCACTCGGCCTGGTCACCTCGGCCCTCTCCAGCCTGTTCTACTCGGGCCGCGGCGTGCTCCGGCTGGTCGGCGGGGTCATCATGGTCGCGATGGGGCTCGCCCTCCTCGGCGTTCTCCGGATCCCGCTCCTGCAGCGCGAGGCGCGGCTGCAACTCGCGCGGAAGCCGGCAGGCTACATGGGTTCCTTCGTGGTGGGCCTGGCTTTCGCGGCGGGCTGGACGCCGTGCATCGGACCCATTCTGACCGCCGTCCTCGCGCTGGCGGCGTCCCAGCCGGGGACAGGGGTTCCGCTGCTGCTGGCGTACTCCGTCGGGTTCGCCCTGCCCTTCCTGCTGCTCGCCTACGGGCTGGGCTCGGCCCGCTGGCTGGCCCGGTACAGTGGGATGGTCGAGCGGGTGGGAGGCGGCCTCATGATCCTGACCGGCGTCCTGCTGGCGACGGGACGCCTCGAGCGCATCCTGGCGTGGCTCATCGCCGTCACCGGCTTCTCCGGCTTCTGA
- a CDS encoding LysM peptidoglycan-binding domain-containing protein: MRRSRSNRERRRLLRRLGVVAAAALMLWALVPRIVEAIAGGAPRPRMETVVVSPGDTLWGIAVRLSGGERDVRDVVWDIMEANHLPDPRIEPGQVLLVPVPSGDR; the protein is encoded by the coding sequence GTGCGGCGCTCGCGTTCGAACCGGGAACGCCGGCGGCTATTGCGGCGCCTGGGAGTGGTGGCCGCCGCTGCCCTGATGCTGTGGGCCCTGGTGCCGCGAATCGTGGAGGCCATCGCCGGCGGGGCGCCGCGGCCCCGCATGGAAACCGTGGTCGTCTCGCCGGGAGACACCCTGTGGGGGATCGCGGTCCGCCTGTCCGGTGGTGAACGGGACGTTCGTGACGTGGTCTGGGACATCATGGAGGCCAATCACCTGCCGGACCCGCGCATCGAACCGGGGCAGGTCTTGCTCGTACCGGTTCCGAGCGGCGACCGGTAG
- a CDS encoding redoxin domain-containing protein produces MAAADTAGIVCPECATVLWRGGRFCHHCGWDSKNAAAGAAAAHGNPAYGRPAWKRRTMAAITFVTLGLVLALLLRPGGGSRRTVIPGAPAPDFALTALDGSTVRLSDLRGKAVLLNFWASWCPPCREEMPYLQEAQERFGPEGLVVLAVNLDESPVAIRSFLERYGIRLPVLLDRDLHVTEQYGIIPLPTSFFIDRQGVVRSKVEGAMDRNRVFSEVRRVLAP; encoded by the coding sequence TTGGCGGCGGCCGACACAGCCGGCATCGTCTGCCCGGAGTGCGCCACGGTCCTGTGGCGCGGCGGGCGTTTCTGCCATCACTGCGGCTGGGACAGCAAGAACGCCGCCGCCGGGGCTGCCGCCGCCCACGGAAACCCGGCCTACGGCCGGCCGGCGTGGAAACGCCGGACCATGGCGGCCATCACCTTCGTGACGCTGGGCCTCGTCCTGGCTCTCCTGCTGCGGCCCGGCGGGGGATCCCGGCGGACGGTGATCCCGGGCGCGCCGGCGCCGGACTTCGCGCTGACCGCTCTGGACGGCTCCACGGTCCGCCTCTCGGACCTCCGGGGCAAGGCGGTGCTCCTGAACTTCTGGGCGAGCTGGTGCCCCCCTTGCCGGGAGGAGATGCCCTACCTGCAGGAGGCGCAGGAGCGCTTCGGGCCGGAAGGGCTGGTGGTCCTGGCGGTCAACCTGGACGAGAGCCCGGTGGCCATCCGGTCGTTCCTGGAGCGGTACGGCATCCGCCTCCCCGTGCTCCTGGACAGGGATCTACACGTGACGGAGCAATACGGGATCATTCCCCTGCCCACGAGCTTCTTCATCGATCGCCAGGGTGTCGTTCGCAGCAAGGTAGAAGGCGCCATGGACCGGAACCGGGTCTTCTCGGAAGTCCGGCGCGTCCTGGCGCCGTAG
- a CDS encoding AAA family ATPase yields the protein MGQQRGRAARPEWSAWVEEGSRSPLEVLREWSRAGGAEPVPARGRPGPRPAVAPPPESPRGAAPAAAADRPAEAEAVLAELDRLVGLGPVKRTVREIAAYAAIQALRRQAGLAADPMTLHMAFTGHPGTGKTTVARLLGRLFAALGLLSRGHLVEVERAHLVGEYIGHTAVKTREAVRRALGGVLFVDEAYSLARGGEKDFGREALDALVKAMEDHRDDLAVVLAGYPLEMEWLLAQNPGLRSRVAIHLHFPDYSPPELVQIADRMLAERQYVLAPAALVRLREVILLEPHRFRAQAGNARAVRNLLERAIRAQALRLAGRGPHTREELMTLTRQDLDAALRHP from the coding sequence TTGGGGCAGCAGCGAGGGAGGGCGGCCCGTCCCGAGTGGAGCGCGTGGGTCGAGGAAGGGAGCCGCAGCCCCCTGGAGGTGCTCCGGGAGTGGAGCCGTGCGGGCGGCGCGGAGCCCGTCCCCGCCCGTGGGCGGCCCGGGCCGCGCCCGGCCGTGGCCCCGCCGCCCGAGAGCCCCCGGGGCGCCGCCCCTGCCGCCGCGGCGGACCGGCCTGCCGAGGCGGAGGCGGTCCTGGCCGAGCTCGACCGGCTGGTGGGCCTCGGCCCCGTGAAGCGGACGGTGCGGGAGATCGCCGCGTACGCCGCGATCCAGGCCCTGCGCCGGCAGGCGGGCCTCGCCGCCGACCCGATGACCCTCCACATGGCCTTCACGGGCCACCCGGGGACGGGCAAGACCACCGTGGCCCGCCTCCTCGGCCGGCTCTTCGCGGCGCTGGGGCTCCTCAGCCGGGGGCATCTCGTCGAGGTGGAGCGGGCCCACCTGGTGGGTGAGTACATCGGGCACACGGCCGTCAAGACCCGGGAGGCCGTCCGCAGGGCGCTGGGCGGGGTGCTCTTCGTCGACGAGGCGTACTCCCTTGCCCGTGGCGGCGAGAAAGATTTCGGCCGGGAGGCGCTCGACGCGCTGGTGAAGGCCATGGAGGACCACCGAGACGACCTCGCCGTGGTGCTGGCGGGCTACCCGCTCGAGATGGAGTGGCTCCTCGCCCAGAATCCCGGGCTCCGCTCCCGGGTCGCCATCCACCTGCACTTCCCGGACTACTCGCCTCCGGAACTGGTCCAGATCGCCGACCGGATGCTGGCCGAGCGCCAGTACGTCCTTGCCCCGGCGGCGCTGGTGCGGCTGAGGGAGGTCATCCTGCTCGAGCCGCACCGGTTCCGGGCGCAGGCAGGCAACGCGCGCGCCGTGCGCAACCTGCTCGAGCGGGCGATCCGGGCCCAGGCGCTTCGGCTCGCCGGCCGCGGCCCGCACACGCGGGAGGAGCTCATGACCCTGACCCGGCAGGATCTCGACGCGGCGCTCCGGCATCCGTGA
- the lexA gene encoding transcriptional repressor LexA translates to MPERLTERQRQVLQFIKDQIRRKGYPPSVREIGEAIGLSSSSTVHGHLARLEEKGYLRRDPTKPRAIEVLDDEPKAVKRVVNVPVVGRVTAGQPILAAENIEDYFPVPSDFLRPDEEYNVFFLSVQGDSMIGAGILDGDYVLVRRTFAAQNGDIVVALVPGPGEPEATVKRFFREVDHIRLQPENPNLEPIRVRECTILGKVVGLVRRFD, encoded by the coding sequence ATGCCGGAGCGCCTCACCGAACGGCAGCGCCAGGTTCTCCAGTTCATCAAGGACCAGATCCGCCGCAAGGGCTACCCGCCCTCGGTCCGGGAGATCGGGGAGGCCATCGGCCTCAGCTCGAGCTCCACGGTGCACGGCCACCTGGCCCGGCTCGAGGAGAAGGGGTATCTGCGCCGGGACCCCACCAAACCCCGGGCGATCGAGGTTCTGGATGACGAGCCAAAGGCGGTGAAGCGGGTCGTCAACGTGCCCGTGGTCGGCCGGGTGACGGCCGGACAGCCGATCCTGGCGGCGGAGAACATCGAGGACTACTTCCCGGTGCCGTCCGACTTCCTGCGGCCGGACGAAGAGTACAACGTCTTCTTCCTGAGCGTGCAGGGCGACTCGATGATCGGCGCGGGCATCCTGGACGGCGACTACGTGCTGGTGCGCCGCACCTTTGCCGCCCAGAACGGCGATATCGTGGTGGCCCTGGTGCCCGGGCCCGGCGAACCGGAGGCCACCGTCAAGCGCTTCTTCCGCGAGGTGGATCACATCCGGCTGCAACCGGAGAACCCGAACCTGGAACCGATACGCGTCCGGGAGTGCACGATCCTCGGCAAGGTGGTCGGGCTCGTCCGCCGCTTCGACTGA
- a CDS encoding GTPase domain-containing protein, with protein MDLVLVGQPGSGKTLLWERLGRLAGAGTGGATPGAPPEVRAWSATRGHGPWRRRVCLVDTPGLTDRVHPDPARRRAQALALERIAAAAGLLHVVDASRAGQQGEEALAGVDQALSLLGARRGGYAVVATKMDLPWAATGLVLVRRCLQPGILVPVSALTGQGLGLLRRLLWRGPWQAVPGAARGHRTSLKA; from the coding sequence GTGGACCTCGTCCTGGTGGGACAGCCCGGGTCGGGCAAGACCCTCCTGTGGGAGCGCCTGGGCCGGCTGGCCGGAGCAGGGACCGGGGGCGCTACGCCCGGCGCGCCGCCGGAGGTGCGGGCCTGGAGTGCCACCCGGGGACACGGCCCGTGGCGGCGCCGGGTCTGCCTCGTGGACACGCCGGGGCTCACGGACCGGGTGCACCCGGACCCCGCACGGCGCCGGGCCCAGGCCCTGGCCCTCGAGCGGATTGCGGCGGCCGCCGGCCTCCTCCACGTCGTCGACGCCAGCCGGGCGGGACAGCAGGGGGAAGAGGCTCTCGCCGGCGTCGACCAGGCCCTGTCGCTCCTGGGCGCCCGGCGCGGGGGATACGCCGTGGTGGCGACGAAGATGGACCTGCCCTGGGCCGCCACCGGGCTCGTCCTGGTGCGCAGGTGCCTCCAGCCGGGGATCCTCGTGCCCGTCTCCGCCCTGACCGGGCAGGGGCTCGGCCTCCTCCGGCGGCTCCTGTGGCGTGGCCCCTGGCAGGCGGTTCCCGGGGCAGCCCGCGGTCACCGGACGAGTCTGAAAGCTTGA
- the glnA gene encoding type I glutamate--ammonia ligase yields MAKVKELGVRFIRLQLTDILGITKNVDIPVSQLGKALDGQIMFDGSSIEGFVRIEESDMLLRPDPSTFVVYPWLESGATATARLICDVYNPDGTPFEGDPRNCLRRQVEAAKAMGFTFNVGPEPEFYLFERDAEGKPTTRPTDKASYFDLAPLDQGEETRRDIVVALEKMGFEIEASHHEVGPGQHEIDFKYADAITTADNIATFRFVVRTIAIQHGLHASFMPKPVYGIPGNGMHLHMSLFRGNENAFYDPSTPNQLSDVAMHFLAGLLHHAPAVTAICNPLVNSYKRLVPGYEAPVHIAWSEQNRSPLVRIPARRGLSTRLEFRSPDPSCNPYLALAVTLAAGLDGIRKQMEPPAPVHRNIYRMTDEERRELGIRPLPGSLGQALDALREDEVIQEALGPHIYAHFLEAKEVEWEIYRSQVHQWELDQYLGVF; encoded by the coding sequence ATGGCGAAGGTCAAGGAGCTGGGGGTCCGCTTCATCCGCCTGCAGCTCACGGACATCCTGGGGATCACCAAGAACGTCGACATCCCGGTGAGCCAGCTGGGCAAGGCGCTGGACGGGCAGATCATGTTCGACGGCTCGTCGATCGAGGGGTTCGTCCGGATCGAGGAGTCGGACATGCTGCTGCGGCCCGACCCGTCGACCTTCGTCGTCTACCCCTGGCTGGAGAGCGGCGCCACGGCGACGGCCCGGCTCATCTGCGACGTGTACAACCCCGATGGCACCCCCTTCGAGGGCGATCCGCGCAACTGCCTCCGGCGCCAGGTCGAGGCAGCGAAGGCCATGGGGTTCACGTTCAACGTCGGCCCCGAGCCCGAGTTCTACCTGTTCGAGCGCGACGCGGAGGGCAAGCCGACGACCCGCCCGACGGACAAGGCGAGCTACTTCGACCTGGCTCCCCTCGATCAGGGCGAGGAAACCCGGCGCGACATCGTCGTGGCCCTGGAGAAGATGGGCTTCGAGATCGAGGCGTCGCACCACGAGGTCGGGCCGGGCCAGCACGAGATCGACTTCAAGTACGCCGACGCGATCACGACGGCGGACAACATCGCGACCTTCCGGTTCGTGGTGCGGACGATCGCCATCCAGCACGGCCTGCACGCCAGCTTCATGCCCAAGCCCGTGTACGGCATCCCCGGCAACGGCATGCACCTGCACATGTCCCTGTTCCGGGGGAACGAGAACGCCTTCTACGATCCGTCGACCCCCAACCAGCTGAGCGACGTGGCCATGCACTTCCTGGCCGGGCTTCTCCACCACGCCCCCGCCGTCACCGCGATCTGTAACCCGCTCGTGAACTCGTACAAGCGGCTGGTGCCGGGCTACGAGGCGCCCGTGCACATCGCCTGGTCCGAGCAGAACCGCAGCCCCCTCGTCCGCATCCCCGCCCGGCGCGGCCTCTCCACCCGGCTCGAGTTCCGGAGCCCGGACCCGTCCTGCAACCCCTACCTCGCCCTGGCCGTGACCCTGGCCGCCGGGCTCGACGGGATCCGCAAGCAGATGGAGCCACCCGCGCCGGTGCACCGCAACATCTACCGGATGACCGACGAGGAGCGCCGCGAGCTCGGCATCCGTCCCCTGCCCGGCAGCCTGGGTCAGGCCCTGGACGCGCTCCGGGAGGACGAGGTCATCCAGGAGGCCCTCGGCCCGCACATCTACGCGCACTTCCTCGAGGCGAAGGAGGTCGAGTGGGAGATCTACCGGAGCCAGGTGCACCAGTGGGAGCTGGACCAGTACCTCGGGGTGTTCTGA
- the ccsA gene encoding cytochrome c biogenesis protein CcsA: MQSTWISLSFWLLGIAFFSYLVASIAYAAGVIGARRAAVVPALAGAGGPGAAAGTAWYRTAPELAFRLLTLGTAAHALGILARWQGAGHWPTSNMYEFVGFMAFTSMLAFQVLYRMYRLPALGTVVAPLAVVILAYAYVFPKEVKPLIPALQSYWLWLHVSTAALGEGFFAVAFGAALLYLVRTRDRAGRWGAAALEGVLWAILTLFAFTVLAYGLRNVAGMQWVFSLDGKTVLYHLPPVIGPAGAAVGEKGTLLGLPLPLVAAPAALKGKNLNTLLFSVLAGTLLYYALRGLLLRGRPLGEGFAGLVRGLDEDILDEVSYRAIAIGYPIFTLGGLVFAMIWAKEAWGRYWFWDPKETWAFITWLTYSGYLHLRINKGWAGRPSAWAAVLGFGVVLFTLIGVNLLIVGLHSYVGGD; the protein is encoded by the coding sequence ATGCAGTCCACCTGGATTAGCCTGAGCTTCTGGCTCCTGGGGATTGCTTTCTTCAGCTACCTGGTCGCCAGCATCGCCTATGCGGCCGGAGTGATCGGGGCGCGCCGCGCCGCCGTGGTTCCCGCCCTGGCCGGCGCCGGGGGACCGGGGGCTGCCGCCGGCACGGCCTGGTACCGCACCGCGCCGGAGCTGGCGTTCCGGCTGCTCACGCTGGGGACGGCGGCGCACGCGCTCGGCATCCTGGCCCGCTGGCAGGGCGCCGGCCACTGGCCCACGTCCAACATGTACGAGTTCGTGGGCTTCATGGCATTCACCAGCATGCTCGCCTTCCAGGTGCTGTACCGGATGTACCGGCTCCCGGCCCTGGGCACCGTGGTGGCGCCCCTGGCGGTGGTGATCCTCGCCTACGCCTACGTGTTCCCCAAGGAGGTCAAGCCGCTCATCCCGGCGCTGCAGAGCTACTGGCTCTGGCTGCACGTGAGCACGGCGGCCCTGGGCGAGGGGTTCTTCGCCGTCGCCTTCGGCGCCGCCCTGCTGTACCTCGTCCGCACCCGTGACCGGGCCGGCAGGTGGGGTGCGGCGGCGCTCGAGGGCGTCCTCTGGGCCATTCTCACCCTGTTCGCCTTCACGGTCCTCGCCTACGGCCTGCGCAACGTCGCGGGGATGCAGTGGGTCTTCTCCCTGGACGGCAAGACGGTGCTCTACCACCTGCCCCCCGTGATCGGCCCGGCCGGGGCGGCGGTGGGGGAGAAGGGGACGCTGCTGGGCCTCCCGCTGCCCCTCGTGGCTGCGCCGGCCGCCCTCAAGGGGAAGAACCTGAACACGCTCCTGTTCTCCGTCCTCGCCGGCACCCTGCTGTACTACGCCCTGCGCGGGCTTCTCCTGCGCGGCCGTCCGCTCGGCGAGGGATTCGCAGGACTGGTCCGGGGGCTGGACGAGGACATCCTGGACGAGGTCAGCTACCGGGCCATCGCCATCGGCTACCCGATCTTCACCCTGGGCGGACTCGTGTTCGCCATGATCTGGGCCAAGGAAGCCTGGGGCCGCTACTGGTTCTGGGACCCCAAGGAGACGTGGGCGTTCATCACTTGGCTCACGTACTCGGGGTACCTGCACCTCCGCATCAACAAGGGGTGGGCCGGGCGACCGTCGGCCTGGGCAGCCGTCCTCGGCTTTGGCGTGGTCCTGTTCACCCTCATCGGGGTGAACCTCCTGATCGTCGGCCTGCACTCTTACGTGGGCGGCGACTGA